gatccgcctcacctttgaaatgcttgcctttctttcttatgggatgcctgctcggaagaaatcgacgatgtcccaggtacacattcttcctacaattgtccaaatatatactgtcggtatcatccaaacagtgcgtgcatgcgcggtatcccttgtttgtctgtcctgaaaggttactgagagcaggccaatcattgatggtcacgaacagcaacgcctttaggtcaaattcttcctgtcggtgctcgtcccacgcacgtacacctgttctattccacagctgtaagagttcttcaactaatggccttaggtacacatcaatgtcgttgccgggttgcttagggccttggatgagcactggcatcataatgaacttccgcttcatgcacaaccaaggaggaaggttatacaaacatagagtcacaggccaggtgctatggttgctgctctgctccccaaaaggattaatgccatctgcgcttagaccaaaccatacgttccttgcgtcatctgcaaactccttcccgtactttctctcgatttttctccactgcgacccgtcagcgggtactctcaactttccgtctttcttacggtcttctctgtgccatcgcatcgccttggcatgctctttgttttggaacaaacgtttcaaccgtggtattataggagcataccacatcaccttggcaggaatcttcttcctggggcgctcgccctcgacatcaccagggtcatcgcggctgatcttatagcgcaatgcaccgcataccgggcaagcgttcaaatcctcgtactcaccgcggtagaggatgcagtcattagggcatgcatgtatcttctgcacctctaaccctagagggcagacaaccttctttgcttcgtacgtactctcgggcaattcgttgtcctttggaagcatattctttatcattaccagcaactttccaaatcccttgtcagatacaccattctctgccttccattgcagcaattccagtgtggtgcccaactttttcttgtcagcttcgcaattcgggtacaacaatttcttgtgatcctctaacatgcgctgcaacttcttcttctccaaatcacttgcgcagtttctctttgcatcggcaatggcccgacctagatcatcagcgggctcatctgatgcctcttcttcagcttcttcccgcattgccggctcagcttcttcccccattgttgtatcatcgtattcagggaacccatggccaggatagctgtcgtcgtcctcttcttcttcattgtcttccatcataacccctctttctccgtgcttggtccaaacattatagtggggcatgaaaccggactcaaacaggtggacgtgaatggttcttgacgtagagtaattgtgatcattcttacagccagcacatggacaaggcataaaaccatccgcccgcttgtttgcctcagccgcaagcagaaaagtatgcacgccattaatgaactcgggagagcatcggtcatcatacatccattgtcggctcatcttcattacacaacaccgaaaagaccaaattaatacaagttcatacatatatatagttcatacaacacttaaatgcaacaaacaaataactctctagctaaagcatttaaatgcaacaacaaatgcgatcaagatcgcaactaaggtaacaattgatccaacagcataatgataccaagcctcactatcaatggcatattttctaatctttctaatcttcaagcgcattttctccatcttgatcttgtgatcatcgacgacatcggcaacatgcaactccaattccatcttctccccctcaattcttttcaatttttctttcaaatactcgttttctctttcaactaaatttaacctctcgacaatagggtcggttggaatttccggttcacatacctcctagataaaaatagctatgtcaacttgatgggcataatttgtcataaacacgaaatgcaacaactagttttaaaagagaatataccacatccgaatcataacaaggacgagggccgacggggacggatatcaaaaccatggcactatgtataacaaacaacgtacgggtaagataattatacgagtaactatatatccaaatcacacaaacatcaattttttatataaaacattcatgaacaagaggctcaccacaaggtggtgccggcgacgggacgatgcgggcgatcgacggtggttacgacggagatttagaaggcactaagtagaccacacctacatatgcaaactaagtgttatttttgacctcaaattgcatataaatcaagtactagcacatataattttctcccaaattactaactcccaaattaatcactatataaagcattgcaagagctaatctagcaatgagggatgaaaggacaaagttgctaacctttgtgatcatttgaatggatgggggccttcaaatcttgacaaattttgggcaaaatgtgtgatgagctcgaggcgaagaggggaagaacagagaggagagggaaaaggggaagaacagagcgagctcgggtggacgaagggtttatgtaggacgacctttagtaccagttcgtgacacgaaccggtgctaaaggtgtTGGACGGTCCCAGActaacaacatcctgccaccactcttattagtacctgttcgtggcacgaaccggtgctaaaggttcgccacgaaccggtactaatgagagcggccggctagccattggaaccggcactaatggacacattagtgccggctcaaaatcaaaccggcactaatgtgcttcacatttgaccctttttctactagtgtctcacATGAAGCGTTGTAGCATGGTAAGTAACAAGCATTTTCACTCCCTGATGCTGTCGGCAATAGATACAATGATTATAGTACATCATTTGTAATGCAACCACATTGCTGTTTTTCAAATGCAGTGCTACTGTTTTGTATGCGATGTTCCAGCTCCATGCAAGTATTGGGGGCAAGGTCTCTTGAATGATGATCATTGTCATGCTACTGACAAGGAAGCCAAGTGGAAAAAACTGAGGCAAGCATTCAAGTGCAAAAGTCTGCCAGCATCTTTTTCCGAGAAACACCTGGATGACATCGCCCGAGGCAACCGACGCATGGCGGTCGCCCATCGCCCGAGGACCTCCGAGGCTCCCCTGTCCGGTAGATTTCTTCTCTGTCTAGTTTCTCTCTGTACTCTGCCTTATTTCTTGCTTTCTTTGATGCTTGTTCAATGCTGTGCTGCAGTGTGCTACTCTGTTGTCAAATGTCAATCGCTTATTTGCTGTAGGTTTAGCTAGGTTAGTTGGTAAAACCATTTGTTTCTTGCAAAATTTAATATTTCTTCAAAACATTAAATACCGCTTTTTTCCAGTAGTATGGAAAATTATGAGCTTATTTGAACAACAGAATTAGGAGATAATGGCTATTGTGGGGAACAGATTCAAAATTTGGTTCTAATttgatatttttcaaaaaaatcagaaaacttCTAGTAAATAATACATGCTTTCACTAGTAATCTGTGAAAGTTTGAGCATATTTGGATGAATGGATTTGGAGATAATGACTATTTCGCTAAACAGATTCCAAATTTTGTTCTGATtgataattttcaaaaaaaaacaaaacattCCAGTAATTACTACtgcctccgtcccataatgtaagacgcttttgCAAGCTATGCTAGTTTGTAAAAACcttttacattatgggacggagggagtacacgttTCCTGTAGTAATCTGGGAATTTTTCAGTTTATTTGCACAAAATGATTAGGAAATAACCGATTTTTTCTTTAAAAGGGTGTTCAGTTTTCTCAGCGTAAACTTTGAGCCCACACTCCATTTTCTTTCTAGATTCGCCACCGCTGGATGTGGTGTACCCAACAACTCCATCAGCCAGGAAGGTTCGCATGGAGAACCTACCGTATCACATGGACCGGGAGGACCTTCCCGGGCTCTTCTATCATGCTGGCATTGTTGTGCTATCAGAGGTGAGCATTCTTATCTCTTCATTATCCTTGTCCGGTCATCGATATGTGAAATAGCGCCTCAAATTCTTGATTCATCAGTAATGTATGCACAACCTAATGGCCTGCAACTACTGTAGCAACATCACACAGTTCTGGACTTTCCTTGTTGTATGTGGTGATGTGCGTTGTTGAAGTCTGTAGGGTGGAGCTGCCGGAGTCTAGCAGTAATTGGCTGCCTTTTGTGCTTTTGTGATACGTTTAGGTTGCAGTTGGTAGTGTTATCACTCATTGTTCTGAAATACAGTTTCTACTTTGTGCCTGTGCAGATACTTTACGACAGGGAAACAGGCCAGAGCCTTGGACGTGGGCTTGTCACCATGAATACTGTTGAAGAGGCCGAGAAGGCTGTGGAGTTGTACCATCACAGCGTGAgtatatttgataaaaaattttCCAACCGGGCTCACACCCCTTTCCATTAATTTTGCAATCAACGGAAATACATCAGTCTGTTAAAACTGGACCTATTCTCCTATCTTAGCTGCATCTCCTCTGCTCATAGTGCAGCAAGTACTATATGATTACAGTATGGATATAAGGTCTTCCCCCAGTTTGCATTTCCATACCTTTCCTGTAATGTAATAGGATCCTATGGTAGTGTGATGTGGTATTGGTTTCTGGTTTGCATACAAAGTAAATTGATTTCAGGACACTGCCCTTAGTTTCTGATTTGAGGAACACCTTTGTCTGAAGTGAAGCCAAACTAATCGCCCTCTTCGTTCTGCTAATTTGGTGTTCTTTCGACATAATATGTTTCTTTTAGCTCTCGACGTCAGGGTTATGTGCAATTTCTGTGCTGAAGAATGTAGAACACTTTATGATTCTGATCGACCTTTTATTTGGACATGCAGGAGCTGTGCGGCAGACTCGTTACTGTGAGCAAGGCAGCTGCAACTGGAGGTCGGGCAGAAGAAACACCGTCTCCCCGTCGATCCGTGTCCTCTATGTTCATGCTCTTCGTGAACAATCTGTCGCCGGAAGTGGACGGATGTGAGTTGAAGCGGCTGTTCAGCGAGCTCGGCGAAGTGGTCCATGCTAAAGTCATCTACCATCACACAGGAGCTCGGTGGGAGTCCAAGGAATTCGGCGTCGTCACAATGGCGACGCGCGAGTGGTTGAAGGACGCCATTCGGGGCCTCAACAAAGTGGTCAGTCAGACATTGTTTTACCCAGATGATGGACATGGCAGCCAGTCTGTCAATGATCCGGTGCTAGTTTTCATGCAACTAGAAATTCTTGCTCCGACATGCATTCCCATGGTTTGGTTGTGAGTTTTGCAGGTCTGGAGGGGCCGTGAACTGCGTGTGGGATGAACTGCGAGTGGCGTTTCTTTACTGAGATGATAACATAGGAAAGGGATCATCTTTGTGTCTGTACTGTACCTATGAGTAGCAGGCTACCAGGATATGGATACTAATACTTTTGTTCATATGAAAACATGATCTAGAAGCTGATCGCGGAAGAAAATTGCATGCACATGTAGGAAATTTGGGGCAGGGATTCTAGTTAGTTGAATGCTCTGCCCTTGTTTCCCCGTGTCCTGCCCTCAACGGCACGCCAGCAGGCCAGGCGACCGTCCCTGGCCTTGAGCTGCAGCTGCACACCATTGTATTTTGTTGTTTGGAGGCATGTTTATCTTCCTTTCTGATCTACAGTAGTTTCCAAGATCAAAGTGACTACCCGAATCAATCTTGCATGTTTCGTCTTGAACACTGTCTGTGCGTGTTAGGATTCAGACTTTGATCACTCGGCCAGTTAGTGAGCAAAGCGAGCTGCATTCATTGTCTCTGAAGGTGAGGTTGGCCGGCCATGGTGTCATGGTGACACGGAGAGTGTCATGGCCAAGTGAAAAAGAGTGGGAGGGTGTGGTATGGCCCTTTGCCAGTGACCGAAGAGTGCACAAGTTTACTTGTTTATTTCCTTGTTTGCTTATGGTTTGAGCATTTTCAATTTAATTGACATGCATTTTGTGCATTTGCAGGTACGGGCGAACAATAGTTTGTGGTGCTTGTGATTGAACTATATATGTTGGTGTATTTAGGATTTCCTTTTTGGAATACAACTTGATTTTTAATTGTAATTCTGTGGTTTGAATTTCTTTGTTGAACTGTATGCACCTCACCTCAATAATATTTACCTTGGAACAAATCTGGCTCTATAAAATGTGTTGTAGTAGAATAGAAATGAGAAACGAGAGTTTGGGTCGGAAAATTGCGGGATGGCAGTGGGTAACACATTAATTTTGTCTTTACACCTCAAACGAACAAGTGACTTCATCGGCACTAACGTACGTGCACGCCATACCTTGATATGTTAGTGTCCCAGGCCACTTGAGTTGTAATGAACATATCATGCCCCCCTAAGTCAGTTTTTGAAAAAGAGAGAATGACATGTTTCTCTGGAATTTTGCAGCCACGATATATGTCAATGACAACACAACCTGTTATTGTTAATTTCCCAGATAACAATAACCAATTCTCAGCACCAAAACATGGAAGGTGAAAAATATACATAGCCTAAAACTGAGGCGACAAATCCTTTAGTCGCCCCATTCCAACTGCATCATTTCCCCCTAGGATTTCCCAAATTGTTCTTGCCTCTGTGAAGTCTTTCTTTTCTAGTATGGCTGGGATTCGAAGAGAAGAATCAAATCCCTGTTTTCCTAACGTTCATGGGTGCAATCTCTACTTTACGATCACCCAGACGGCGTAGATGATGCCCGGCGCGTAGGCCAAGAATGTTAGGATGAGGCAGATCCAGAATTCAATCTGCAGCAGAAACACCAGCAAGAATCGATCCGATCAGGAGCCCCAGAATGTTGAAATGCATGCATATATCCATGGCAATGGTAAAGCTATTGTGTCACACACGTTAAAAAAATAGAAGCTATTGTGTCACATCGACAACCTTGAGATGATGTGGGTGAGCGCACACTTACCTCACATTTGTACTTGAGGAAAACGCCGAGGGGAGGGATGAAGAAggcgaggatgaggcagaggaatGTCGTGGTGCCGTCTGGCGGTGGTGGTGGCACCACCACAACGACAGTTGCGTTTTCCGCCATTGGTTGCGGTGGTGCCGCCGTTGCGTTTTCCGCCATTGGTTGCGGTGGTGCCATTGGTTGCGGCGGTGCCGCCGTTGCGTTTTCCTCCACTGGTTGCGGTGGTGCCATTGGTTGTGGTGGTGGTGCTATTGCTGTGCTTTCTGCCATTGTGTCGCGTCCAGACCAATCGCCGGCGAGTGATGGGGATCGATCACCGGCGAGTCTCCGACGTTTCTTGTGGTTGTGTGGACGTGGGAAGAAGCAGCCGCGGGGATGCGGGCAATAGCTTTGGCTTCCCCGCTTCACCGAAATGGGGACGAATGACTCGTCTCAGGCAGAACCAAAATAAGGGTGCGTATTACATGCACGTGCGGCTTTCTGCTACTTTGAGATGGAGAAGGACTAGGGGCGTGGCTTCATGCGCGCCGCGCACCTTTCGCATGAATGGGTCATTGGGCAAACCT
This region of Triticum aestivum cultivar Chinese Spring chromosome 2D, IWGSC CS RefSeq v2.1, whole genome shotgun sequence genomic DNA includes:
- the LOC123050705 gene encoding arp2/3 complex-activating protein rickA-like; protein product: MAESTAIAPPPQPMAPPQPVEENATAAPPQPMAPPQPMAENATAAPPQPMAENATVVVVVPPPPPDGTTTFLCLILAFFIPPLGVFLKYKCEIEFWICLILTFLAYAPGIIYAVWVIVK